The Persephonella sp. sequence TTTTGAAGTTTGGAAAAGTAGTAATGGTCGGATATTATAAACTCCTGATGAGCCACACTCCACGCAACCTTCCTCATGTTTCCTCCTTCAGATTTGAAAGTTTTTTGTATATCTCAATTATTGAAGAAAAATCTTTATCTGCCAGATTGTTTGCTTTAGCCGAGTTTAGAAGATTAAATGCCTGTGTTGTCATAACAGCAGGGTAATTAATGCTTTTTGCTATATCAAGGGCATAACATATATCTTTGTGCAGGAGAGATACAGAAAAATGGGTTGTGTAATCTGATTTGAGGAGATTTTCCTTTTTGGCTTCCAAAATTCCTGATTTACCTGCTCCCTTTGACAGAATTTCAACAACATTTTCTGGATCAAGACCTGCCTTTTTTCCAAAAATAAGAGCTTCAGAGATAACAGACATAAAAGAGCCTAAGACGGTATTGTTTATAAGTTTCATTGTTGATGCTTTACCGTAGTCTCCAAGATAGAATATATTTTCTCCCAGTGTTTCAAATATTTTTCTGCATTTTTCAAATGTTTCTTTATCCCCGCTTACTACAATTGTTAGCTTTCCTT is a genomic window containing:
- a CDS encoding NAD(P)-dependent oxidoreductase; its protein translation is MKIGWIGLGHMGVPMANNLHKAGFDLKVWNRTLSKAKQSGLPYVEKLEDLLSDREIIITMLFGSDSVEEIYSAIINSKISLKGKIFIDMTTIHPETAKKTAEKVIKSGADFLEAPVLGSVKPAQEGKLTIVVSGDKETFEKCRKIFETLGENIFYLGDYGKASTMKLINNTVLGSFMSVISEALIFGKKAGLDPENVVEILSKGAGKSGILEAKKENLLKSDYTTHFSVSLLHKDICYALDIAKSINYPAVMTTQAFNLLNSAKANNLADKDFSSIIEIYKKLSNLKEET